DNA sequence from the bacterium genome:
GGGGACGGCGAACAGTTGAAGCAGGTGGTATGGAACCTCGTGCGCAACGGGGTGCAGGCCGCCCCGGTCGGGGGAAAGGTGGTGATCGACGGATTCGAGCAGATCCGCCACGGGTCCCGGTACGTCGTCGCGATGGTCGTCGACGACGGGGTCGGGATCGCCCCCGGGATCCACGAAAAGATCTTCAACCCGTTCTTCACGACGAAAGAGGGGGGGACGGGACTCGGTCTCTCCATCTCCCAGCGGATCGTTCACCAGCACAAGGGATTCATCGAGGTTCGATCGACGCCCGGCAAGGGATGCGCCTTCTCGGTGTTCCTCCCGGCGGCGTCAGGGAACGGGGGCGAGAACGGCGATGGCTGACCGCCCCGTGACGATCGTGGGCGCGGGCCTCGCCGGTTCGGAAGCGGCCCTTCGCCTCTCGCGCGCCGGCGTCGCGGTCGACCTGTACGAGATGCGCCCGGCGAAACTCACCCCCGCGCACCGGTCGGGCCGGTTCGCGGAACTCGTGTGCAGCAACTCGCTCGGCTCCGCGGAGTTGACCTCCGGGAAGGGCCTTCTCAAGGAGGAGCTTCGGATCCTCGGGTCCGCCCTCCTCCCCATCGCGGAGGCTTCCCGGGTCCCCGCGGGGAAGGCGCTGGCGGTCGACCGGGAGGAGTTCGGCCGCCGGGTCACGGAGGCGGTCCGATCCGGACCCGGGATCCGCATCCACGAGGGGGAAGTGAAAACGATCCCCGGGGACCCGATCGTGATCCTGGCGTGCGGGCCCCTCGCGTCGGACGCACTCGCCTCGGCGATTCAGGACGACCTGGGGGACGACGGGTTCTACTTCTACGACGCCATCTCGCCGATCGTGGACGCGGCGACGATCGACCTCGAGGCGTCGTTCGTCGCCGACCGGTACGGGGTCGGGACGGGGGATTATCTCAACCTTCCCATGGACCGGGAGCGGTACGAGGCGTTCCTCTCCGCCCTGTTGACGGCGAAGACGGTGGCGCTGCGGCCCTTCGAGGAGCCGAGGTACTTCGAAGGGTGCATGCCGTTGGAGGAGATCGCGCGGCGCGGCCCGGACACCCTGCTGTTCGGTCCGCTGCGGCCCGTCGGCCTTCGGGACCCGCGGACCGGGAGAATTCCTCACGCCGTCGTCCAGCTCCGGAAGGAAAACGCGGCGGGGACGATGTACAATCTGGTCGGTTTCCAGACGCGCCTGACCTACCCGGAGCAGAGGCGGGTCTTCTCCTTGATCCCGGGGCTCTCGTCCGCCGGGTATTTCCGATACGGATCGGTGCACCGCAACACTTTCCTCGATGCCCGGCGACACCTCCATCCGTGGATGGAGTCCCGGAGCCGCGCAGGGCTCTTCTTCGCGGGCCAGA
Encoded proteins:
- the trmFO gene encoding methylenetetrahydrofolate--tRNA-(uracil(54)-C(5))-methyltransferase (FADH(2)-oxidizing) TrmFO, yielding MADRPVTIVGAGLAGSEAALRLSRAGVAVDLYEMRPAKLTPAHRSGRFAELVCSNSLGSAELTSGKGLLKEELRILGSALLPIAEASRVPAGKALAVDREEFGRRVTEAVRSGPGIRIHEGEVKTIPGDPIVILACGPLASDALASAIQDDLGDDGFYFYDAISPIVDAATIDLEASFVADRYGVGTGDYLNLPMDRERYEAFLSALLTAKTVALRPFEEPRYFEGCMPLEEIARRGPDTLLFGPLRPVGLRDPRTGRIPHAVVQLRKENAAGTMYNLVGFQTRLTYPEQRRVFSLIPGLSSAGYFRYGSVHRNTFLDARRHLHPWMESRSRAGLFFAGQITGVEGYVESIASGLVAAVSAAARADGKEPLPFPGESMTGALMERITTPGPDRPQPMNANFGLLPDVGERRKRDRKERKVEVALEAIRRFNADLP